CGGGGATAGCTCACTGGTTGCCAAGATTATCTTTGGCTGCTACTTTCCTGTATCACGGGTTACCAAAATTTGCCGGGGCAGAAATGATGGCTCAAATGATGGGAATGCCCGTCTTCGCGGTTTATTTGTTGGCGCTTATGGAAGTGAGCGGGGCTGTGCTCATTCTTTGGGGTGGATTCGGTCCCGATTGGGCCACCCGGGTTTCCGGTCTAATTTTTTCCGTGGTCATGCTTGGCGCAATTGTCATTGTGCACGGTAAGAATGGCTGGAACTCCATCAATATGGGTCCGGATATGCCGGGTCAAGGAATGGAATTTCAGGTATTAATTCTCGCGACCGCTCTCTACTTTGCTTTTAAAGGCAACAGCGCCAACGCGGCTGCTTAGCTCAAAGTAGTATCCGGTTTTTCAGTTGTGGCAGGGCTCATGAATTGATG
This window of the candidate division KSB1 bacterium genome carries:
- a CDS encoding DoxX family protein — translated: MDFLNKFSGIAHWLPRLSLAATFLYHGLPKFAGAEMMAQMMGMPVFAVYLLALMEVSGAVLILWGGFGPDWATRVSGLIFSVVMLGAIVIVHGKNGWNSINMGPDMPGQGMEFQVLILATALYFAFKGNSANAAA